One Thermus sp. CCB_US3_UF1 DNA window includes the following coding sequences:
- a CDS encoding ABC transporter substrate-binding protein codes for MRRREFLKKAGVGLAASLVLGPAAVRAQAGPIIRVAGDSTAVGEGGRWMKEMVEAWGKKTGTRVEYIDAPADTNDRLALYQQYWAAKSPDVDVYMIDVIWPGIVAPHAADLKAYFSEAELREFFPRIVQNNTIRGKLTSIPFFTDAGILYYRKDLLEKYGYKNPPRTWAELEQMAQKVMEGERKAGNRDFWGFVFQGKAYEGLTCDALEWIYSHKGGRIVEPDGTISVNNGRAALALNTVRRFVGTIAPSGVTSYAEEEARNVWQQGNALFMRNWPYAYALGQAEGSPIRGKFAVTVLPKGGADAPNAATLGGWQLMVSAYSRYPKEAADLVKYLASYEVQKDNAVRLSRLPTRPALYTDRDVLARNAWFRDLLPVFQNAVSRPSDVAGARYNQVSEAIWTEVHSALTGRKTGEAAVRDLEGRIRRILR; via the coding sequence ATGAGGCGTAGGGAGTTTCTCAAGAAGGCAGGGGTGGGTCTGGCGGCCAGTCTGGTCCTGGGTCCAGCGGCGGTGCGGGCGCAAGCGGGCCCCATCATCCGGGTGGCGGGGGACTCCACCGCCGTGGGGGAGGGCGGCCGCTGGATGAAGGAGATGGTAGAGGCCTGGGGTAAGAAGACGGGCACCCGGGTGGAGTACATCGATGCCCCGGCGGACACCAACGATCGTCTGGCCCTCTACCAGCAGTACTGGGCGGCCAAGAGCCCAGATGTGGACGTCTACATGATCGACGTGATCTGGCCGGGTATCGTGGCCCCCCACGCCGCCGACCTGAAGGCCTACTTCTCCGAGGCCGAGCTCAGGGAGTTCTTCCCCCGGATCGTCCAGAACAACACCATTCGGGGCAAGCTCACCTCCATTCCCTTCTTCACCGATGCCGGTATCCTCTACTACCGCAAGGACCTGCTGGAGAAGTACGGCTACAAGAACCCGCCCCGCACCTGGGCCGAGCTGGAGCAGATGGCCCAGAAGGTGATGGAGGGGGAGCGCAAGGCGGGCAACCGCGACTTCTGGGGCTTCGTCTTCCAGGGCAAGGCCTATGAGGGCCTCACCTGCGACGCCCTGGAATGGATTTACTCCCATAAGGGCGGGCGCATCGTGGAGCCCGACGGGACCATCAGCGTGAACAACGGCCGGGCCGCCCTGGCCTTGAACACCGTGCGCCGCTTTGTGGGCACCATTGCCCCTTCCGGGGTCACCAGCTACGCCGAGGAAGAGGCCAGGAACGTCTGGCAGCAAGGGAACGCCCTCTTCATGCGCAACTGGCCCTACGCTTACGCCTTGGGCCAGGCGGAAGGGAGCCCCATCCGGGGCAAGTTCGCCGTTACCGTGCTGCCCAAGGGCGGGGCCGATGCCCCCAATGCCGCCACCCTGGGAGGGTGGCAGCTTATGGTTTCCGCCTACAGCCGCTACCCCAAGGAGGCCGCCGACCTGGTCAAGTACCTGGCCTCCTACGAGGTACAAAAGGATAACGCCGTAAGGCTTTCCCGCCTGCCTACCCGGCCAGCCCTTTACACCGACCGGGACGTGCTGGCCAGGAACGCCTGGTTCCGCGACCTCCTTCCTGTCTTCCAGAACGCCGTTTCCCGTCCCTCTGACGTGGCCGGGGCCCGGTACAACCAGGTTTCCGAGGCCATCTGGACCGAGGTCCACAGCGCCCTCACCGGTCGGAAGACCGGGGAGGCGGCGGTGCGGGACCTCGAGGGCCGTATCCGCCGCATCCTGCGCTAG
- a CDS encoding asparaginase, producing MNAWVYAYRGELVENRHRVSLAIYGQEGLLAYAGDPTRLSYLRSSAKPFQALALFLTGAAERFGLTEEEVALATASHDGTPRHVAVAARFLEKLALGPERLACGVHPPFSKEARKALEEAGQKPTPLHHNCSGKHAGMLAAALALGVPPEGYERPDHPVQLLNRRTLAELAGGEPLWATDGCSVPTFALPLARAARAFYFLADPKKAPAAYREPLRRVGEAMRRHPELVAGPGSIDTLLMERLPLLAKRGADGYYGLALPETPRGPLGVALKVEDGSAQAREVMVVALLRALGLDPGPTPWDRPEVRNHRGLPVGHLEARLELAWV from the coding sequence GTGAACGCTTGGGTCTACGCCTACCGCGGGGAGCTGGTGGAAAACCGCCACCGGGTTTCCCTGGCCATCTACGGCCAGGAAGGGCTTTTGGCCTATGCCGGGGACCCCACCCGCCTTAGCTACCTCCGCTCCTCGGCCAAGCCCTTCCAGGCCCTGGCCCTTTTCCTCACCGGGGCGGCGGAGCGCTTTGGCCTCACGGAAGAGGAGGTGGCCCTGGCCACCGCCAGCCACGACGGCACCCCCAGGCACGTGGCCGTGGCCGCCCGTTTTCTGGAAAAGCTGGCCCTAGGGCCGGAGCGCCTGGCCTGCGGGGTCCACCCCCCCTTTTCCAAGGAGGCCCGGAAGGCCCTGGAGGAAGCGGGACAAAAGCCCACCCCCCTCCACCACAACTGCTCGGGGAAGCACGCGGGCATGCTGGCCGCCGCCTTGGCCCTGGGGGTACCCCCGGAGGGGTACGAGCGCCCCGACCACCCCGTCCAGCTCCTGAACCGCCGGACCCTGGCCGAGCTGGCGGGGGGAGAGCCCCTCTGGGCCACGGACGGGTGCAGCGTGCCCACCTTTGCCCTGCCCTTGGCCCGGGCGGCCCGGGCCTTTTACTTCCTGGCGGACCCGAAAAAGGCCCCTGCGGCCTACCGGGAGCCCCTAAGGCGGGTGGGGGAGGCCATGCGCCGCCATCCGGAGCTGGTGGCGGGCCCAGGGAGCATTGACACCCTCCTGATGGAACGCCTTCCCCTCCTGGCCAAGCGGGGGGCCGACGGCTACTACGGGCTAGCCCTTCCGGAAACCCCCAGGGGGCCCTTGGGCGTGGCCCTCAAGGTGGAGGATGGCTCGGCCCAGGCCCGGGAGGTGATGGTGGTGGCCCTGTTGCGCGCCCTGGGCCTGGACCCCGGCCCCACCCCTTGGGACCGGCCCGAGGTGCGCAACCACCGCGGCCTCCCCGTGGGGCACCTCGAGGCCCGCCTGGAGCTGGCCTGGGTCTGA
- a CDS encoding DUF309 domain-containing protein — MQALEEAQRLFAQERYFEAHEVLEEAWREARGEERPFLQGLLLLAAALHQASLGQGGLRNLRKAEAKLAPFPSPYLGLDWHPLWREARRRLGG; from the coding sequence ATGCAGGCCCTCGAGGAAGCCCAGCGGCTTTTTGCCCAGGAAAGGTACTTTGAGGCCCACGAGGTCCTGGAGGAGGCCTGGCGGGAGGCGAGGGGGGAGGAGCGCCCCTTTCTGCAGGGGCTCCTCCTCCTGGCCGCTGCCCTGCACCAGGCCAGCCTGGGCCAGGGGGGCTTGAGGAACCTGCGCAAGGCGGAGGCCAAGCTGGCCCCCTTTCCTTCCCCCTATTTGGGCCTGGACTGGCACCCCCTTTGGCGCGAGGCCCGGCGTAGACTTGGAGGGTGA
- a CDS encoding aldehyde ferredoxin oxidoreductase family protein, protein MLGGYAHKLARIDLSTGQVEYFAPDPKDLEMYVGGRGLGVKYVFDNGPQVDPLGPENLLAIMNGPLSGTRAKMSGRLAVVTKSPLTGTVTDSHMGGWTAAKLKWAGFDGLLIKGASDKPVYLLVKDGEVSIHDASDLWGKTTHEVHRLLRERHGEEADVMAIGPAGENLVRFANWVNNDERAAGRGGTGAVAGSKKLKAIVVVGKQDQMPQPQDKELWREADRLASAAINDPKNVTAPKKGGLSLYGTNVLMNITNVMGALPTFNAQHTSIEGAEKISGEYIREHRLIQDNTCHACPVACKKMVEVHVDGKTIRFESYEYESAWALGAQAGHTDTDWTGYAIYLCNAYGMDTIEAGNAVAVLMEATEKGYYQGSDGIRFGDKEGEIRILEAIAYRKGVGDMLAEGPARFAKAIGHPEIALEVKGQSIPAYDPRGLKGMGIAYATSNRGACHLRAYTPASEILGVPYKTDPLAWEGKGKLTKLFQDLSAFTDSLDLCKFSQFAEDPETYAKQLSAYWGRPVSAEDVLRIGERIYNLERYYNNLAGWAEGSDYLPERFLKEPSDSAGSKGQVAELDLMLQEYYQERGWERGVVPPAKLRELGILSQAAD, encoded by the coding sequence ATGCTCGGCGGATATGCCCATAAGCTGGCCCGTATCGACCTGAGCACCGGACAGGTGGAGTACTTCGCCCCCGACCCCAAGGACCTGGAGATGTACGTGGGGGGGCGGGGCCTGGGGGTCAAGTACGTCTTTGACAACGGCCCCCAGGTGGACCCCTTGGGCCCGGAGAACCTTCTCGCCATCATGAATGGCCCCCTCTCCGGCACCCGGGCCAAGATGTCCGGGCGCCTGGCGGTGGTCACCAAAAGCCCCCTCACGGGCACCGTGACGGACAGCCACATGGGGGGGTGGACCGCGGCCAAGCTCAAGTGGGCGGGGTTTGACGGCCTCCTCATCAAGGGGGCTTCGGACAAGCCCGTCTACCTCCTGGTCAAGGACGGGGAGGTTTCCATCCACGACGCCTCCGACCTCTGGGGCAAGACCACCCACGAGGTCCACCGCCTCCTCCGCGAGCGCCACGGGGAGGAGGCCGACGTGATGGCCATCGGCCCCGCGGGGGAAAACCTGGTGCGCTTCGCCAACTGGGTCAACAACGACGAGCGGGCTGCAGGCCGCGGGGGGACGGGGGCGGTGGCGGGGAGCAAGAAGCTCAAGGCCATTGTGGTGGTGGGTAAGCAGGACCAGATGCCCCAGCCCCAGGACAAGGAGCTTTGGCGGGAGGCGGACCGGCTGGCCTCGGCGGCCATCAACGACCCCAAGAACGTCACCGCCCCCAAGAAGGGCGGGCTTTCCCTCTATGGCACCAACGTCCTCATGAACATCACCAACGTCATGGGGGCCCTGCCCACCTTCAACGCCCAGCACACCTCCATTGAGGGGGCGGAGAAGATCTCCGGGGAGTACATCCGCGAGCACCGCCTCATCCAGGACAACACCTGCCACGCCTGTCCCGTGGCCTGCAAGAAGATGGTGGAGGTCCACGTGGACGGCAAGACCATCCGCTTTGAGTCCTACGAGTACGAGTCCGCCTGGGCCCTGGGGGCCCAAGCCGGCCACACGGACACCGACTGGACCGGGTACGCCATCTACCTCTGCAACGCCTACGGGATGGACACCATTGAGGCCGGCAACGCGGTGGCCGTCCTCATGGAGGCCACGGAGAAGGGGTACTACCAGGGGTCTGATGGGATCCGCTTCGGCGACAAGGAGGGGGAGATCCGGATCCTCGAGGCCATCGCCTACCGCAAGGGGGTAGGGGATATGCTGGCCGAGGGCCCGGCCCGCTTCGCCAAGGCCATCGGCCACCCCGAGATCGCCTTGGAGGTCAAGGGCCAGTCCATCCCCGCCTACGACCCCCGGGGCCTCAAGGGCATGGGCATCGCCTACGCCACCTCCAACCGGGGGGCCTGCCACCTGCGGGCCTACACCCCGGCCTCGGAGATCCTGGGGGTGCCCTACAAGACCGACCCCCTGGCCTGGGAGGGGAAGGGCAAGCTCACCAAGCTTTTCCAGGACCTCTCCGCCTTTACCGACTCCTTGGACCTCTGCAAGTTCAGCCAGTTTGCCGAGGACCCCGAGACCTACGCCAAGCAGCTTTCCGCCTACTGGGGCCGTCCCGTGAGCGCCGAGGACGTGCTCCGCATCGGCGAGCGCATCTACAACCTGGAGCGCTACTACAACAACCTGGCGGGCTGGGCCGAGGGCTCGGACTACCTGCCCGAGCGCTTCCTGAAGGAGCCTTCGGATAGCGCCGGCTCCAAGGGCCAGGTGGCCGAGCTGGACCTTATGCTCCAGGAGTACTACCAGGAGCGGGGCTGGGAGAGGGGCGTGGTACCCCCGGCCAAGCTGCGGGAGCTGGGCATCCTCTCCCAGGCGGCGGACTGA
- a CDS encoding carbohydrate kinase has protein sequence MLALAGEVLLDLLWEEATPWRFQGVLGGSVLNTATALRRLGFPVRLLSELGSDWLSRRCEAEMEARGLELRLLRHPEAMPLALVQPNPQGEAAYSFHLPFRAPYSPEPGSLRGAKVFHFASLFALDPRTEGGLAALLEEARGEGALLAFDPNLRRPPTPEERRRLWGYFHQVDLLKLSLEDARLLFPEDPVGRVRRLPPRLKVLTLGAEGAVAFFRGEAVRLPGEAVAVADTVGAGDSFTAGFLALLLRRGYTRANLDRLRPEDLEEALRGGIALGALACTVRGAGLPEAGLAAWKKAYLGD, from the coding sequence ATGCTGGCCCTAGCCGGTGAGGTCCTCCTGGACCTCCTGTGGGAAGAGGCGACCCCTTGGCGCTTCCAGGGCGTCCTGGGGGGCTCGGTCCTCAACACGGCCACGGCCCTACGCCGCCTGGGCTTTCCCGTGCGCCTCCTCTCGGAGCTGGGTTCGGACTGGCTTTCCCGCCGCTGCGAGGCGGAGATGGAGGCGCGGGGGCTGGAGCTTCGCCTCCTCCGCCACCCCGAGGCCATGCCCCTGGCCCTGGTCCAACCCAATCCCCAAGGGGAGGCGGCCTATAGCTTCCACCTTCCCTTCCGGGCCCCCTACAGCCCCGAGCCGGGAAGCCTTAGGGGGGCCAAGGTCTTCCACTTCGCCTCCCTCTTCGCCCTGGACCCCAGGACGGAAGGGGGCCTGGCGGCCCTGCTGGAAGAGGCGCGGGGGGAAGGGGCCCTCCTCGCCTTTGACCCTAACCTGCGCCGCCCTCCCACCCCGGAGGAAAGGCGGCGCCTTTGGGGCTACTTCCACCAGGTGGACCTCCTCAAGCTCTCCCTGGAGGATGCCCGCCTCCTCTTCCCGGAGGACCCCGTGGGAAGGGTAAGGAGACTTCCCCCCAGGCTCAAGGTCCTCACCCTGGGGGCAGAGGGGGCGGTGGCCTTTTTCCGGGGAGAAGCGGTGCGCCTCCCCGGGGAAGCGGTGGCGGTGGCGGACACCGTGGGGGCAGGGGATAGCTTCACCGCCGGGTTTCTCGCCCTCCTCCTCCGGCGGGGCTACACCCGGGCCAACCTGGACCGGCTACGCCCAGAGGACCTGGAGGAGGCCCTCCGGGGGGGCATCGCCCTCGGCGCCTTGGCCTGCACCGTGCGGGGGGCAGGGCTGCCCGAGGCGGGGCTTGCCGCCTGGAAGAAGGCCTACCTAGGGGATTAG
- a CDS encoding quinone oxidoreductase, whose product MRAIRVHQVGGPEVMRLEELPLPEPGPGEVLVRLLAIGVNYIDTYKRRGLYPMPLPFTLGEEGAGVVERVGEGVEGVRPGDRVAFANVQGAYAEYQVVPAERLVPLPEGLDPKLAAASLLQGMTVHYLLKSTYPVAPGDQVLVHAGAGGVGTLLIQWAKRLGATVYATASTEEKRALARALGADYALPYEGFAQAVKALSGGGVDVVYDGVGQATFQGSLEALRPRGYLVLFGQSSGPVPPLDPQELNRKGSLFLTRPTLHHHTASRKELLFRAGEVFQALREGWLRVRIGAEFSLERAQEAHQALEGRKTTGKVLLIP is encoded by the coding sequence ATGAGGGCCATACGGGTACACCAGGTGGGCGGGCCGGAGGTCATGCGGCTGGAGGAGCTTCCCCTGCCCGAGCCAGGCCCGGGGGAGGTCCTGGTGCGGCTTCTGGCCATCGGGGTCAACTACATCGACACCTACAAGCGCAGGGGCCTCTACCCCATGCCCCTCCCCTTCACCCTGGGGGAGGAGGGGGCGGGCGTGGTGGAGCGGGTGGGGGAGGGGGTGGAGGGGGTGCGCCCGGGGGACCGGGTGGCCTTCGCCAACGTCCAGGGAGCCTATGCGGAGTACCAGGTGGTGCCCGCGGAAAGGCTCGTGCCCCTGCCCGAGGGGCTGGACCCCAAGCTGGCCGCCGCCAGCCTTCTCCAGGGCATGACCGTGCACTACCTCCTCAAGAGCACCTACCCCGTGGCCCCGGGGGACCAGGTCCTGGTGCACGCCGGGGCCGGGGGGGTGGGCACCCTCCTCATCCAGTGGGCCAAGCGCCTGGGGGCCACGGTTTACGCCACCGCCAGCACCGAGGAGAAGCGGGCCCTGGCCCGGGCCCTGGGGGCAGACTACGCCCTGCCCTACGAGGGCTTTGCCCAGGCGGTGAAGGCCCTTTCCGGGGGTGGGGTGGACGTGGTCTACGACGGGGTGGGGCAGGCCACCTTCCAGGGGAGCCTCGAGGCCCTCAGGCCCCGGGGCTACCTGGTCCTCTTCGGCCAGTCCTCGGGGCCGGTCCCCCCCCTGGACCCCCAGGAGCTGAACCGTAAGGGAAGCCTCTTCCTCACCCGGCCCACCCTGCACCACCACACGGCGAGCCGCAAGGAGCTCCTCTTCCGCGCGGGGGAGGTTTTCCAGGCCCTGCGGGAGGGCTGGCTTAGGGTGCGGATCGGGGCTGAGTTCTCCCTGGAAAGGGCCCAGGAAGCCCACCAGGCCCTGGAGGGGCGGAAGACCACGGGCAAGGTCCTCCTAATCCCCTAG
- a CDS encoding transcriptional regulator → MAPALDPLIHQETRLRLMALLAGLGEGVRVEFGWLKEALGLTEGNLSSHLQRLEEGGYVGVEKGYQGRRPRTWVWLTPRGLEAYRAYRALLLEILKDGGAG, encoded by the coding sequence ATGGCGCCGGCGCTGGACCCCCTGATCCACCAGGAAACCCGGCTCCGCCTGATGGCCCTCCTGGCCGGCCTGGGGGAGGGGGTGCGGGTGGAGTTCGGCTGGCTGAAGGAGGCCCTGGGCCTCACGGAGGGCAACCTTTCCAGCCACCTGCAGAGGCTGGAGGAGGGGGGGTATGTGGGGGTGGAGAAGGGCTACCAGGGCCGCCGGCCCAGGACCTGGGTGTGGCTCACCCCGAGGGGCCTCGAGGCCTACCGCGCCTACCGGGCCCTCCTCCTGGAGATCCTGAAGGACGGGGGGGCAGGGTAG
- a CDS encoding A24 family peptidase — translation MWPLFALVLGLLVGSFLNVVIGRLPKGKSILFPPSHCPQCGHRLGPSDLIPLLSYLFLRGRCRYCGKPIPLRYPLVEGLTGGLFLLAALFYPPSLEAFLVFAFLAFLVALAFIDLDTYELPDGLTYGLLGLGLLFAYALAFPLPFPEALDGALMAAGGLGLVAGYGGLFLRRFREGKAEVPVGPHQVHMAALLGLLLGPGVGMALAFLSWALSARTGRPVVLPDRLTLPLLPLALLLTPLLGLSPLEALRGSLLAAGGLALAGGLYWAFRTLPEGEEEEEPVAMGYGDVKLLGALGAWLGAYSFLALFLGVFAGAFLGLLLRQRKLPFGPYLALGGVVAFFFGEGLWRAYLAWLGL, via the coding sequence ATGTGGCCCCTTTTCGCCCTGGTCCTAGGCCTCCTGGTGGGCTCCTTCCTCAACGTGGTGATCGGGCGGTTGCCTAAGGGAAAGTCCATCCTCTTTCCCCCTTCCCACTGCCCCCAGTGCGGCCACCGCCTGGGCCCTTCCGACCTCATCCCCCTCCTCTCCTACCTCTTCTTGCGGGGGCGGTGCCGCTACTGCGGGAAGCCCATCCCCCTCCGCTACCCCCTGGTGGAGGGGCTTACCGGGGGGCTTTTCCTCCTCGCCGCCCTCTTCTACCCCCCCTCCCTCGAGGCCTTCCTGGTCTTCGCCTTCCTGGCCTTCCTGGTGGCCCTCGCCTTCATTGACCTAGACACCTACGAGCTACCGGATGGGCTCACCTATGGCCTCCTGGGGCTTGGCCTCCTCTTTGCCTATGCCCTCGCCTTTCCCCTTCCCTTCCCCGAGGCCCTGGACGGGGCCCTGATGGCCGCCGGGGGGCTAGGCCTGGTCGCCGGGTACGGGGGGCTTTTCCTCAGGCGCTTCCGGGAAGGGAAGGCCGAGGTGCCCGTGGGCCCCCACCAGGTGCACATGGCCGCCCTCTTGGGCCTCCTCCTGGGGCCGGGGGTGGGGATGGCCCTAGCCTTCCTAAGCTGGGCCCTTTCCGCCCGCACAGGGAGGCCCGTGGTCCTCCCCGACCGCCTCACCCTCCCCCTCCTCCCCCTGGCCCTTCTCCTCACCCCCCTTCTCGGCCTTTCCCCCCTCGAGGCCTTAAGGGGAAGCCTCCTGGCCGCCGGGGGGCTCGCCCTGGCCGGGGGGCTTTACTGGGCCTTCCGCACCCTCCCCGAAGGGGAAGAGGAGGAGGAGCCCGTGGCCATGGGCTATGGGGACGTGAAGCTCTTGGGGGCCCTAGGGGCCTGGCTTGGGGCCTACAGCTTCCTGGCCCTTTTCCTCGGGGTCTTCGCCGGGGCCTTCCTGGGCCTACTCCTTCGGCAACGGAAGCTTCCCTTTGGCCCCTACCTGGCCCTTGGGGGGGTGGTGGCCTTCTTCTTTGGCGAGGGCCTTTGGCGGGCCTACCTGGCCTGGCTCGGGCTATAG
- a CDS encoding nitroreductase family protein produces MEGKSLGEALGEVLARRRSVRRFKPLPIPQEDLERLLFALQRAPTDASAQLYTAIRVRDPGLRERVARLSGDQEHIRQAAEFFVFLADVHRLERLLAHRGERMARWPRTALHFAILDAGLAAAYLALTAEALGYGVCFIGGVLNGVGELVDLLGLPPRVLPVVGLAVGIPDEEGPPRPRLPRGLVVHEDRYRPYTPEDLEAAYGAMAPYSRVGDWGRVLRRYFAQGGTMEEREGPYGRTLARQGLDPDLPTGAAFYSLGALLEEALAEAQGVLFRPGEAWLERETEAFRGEGKPAEALLTALRKARGEVSDWP; encoded by the coding sequence GTGGAAGGGAAGTCCCTAGGCGAAGCCCTGGGGGAGGTCCTGGCCCGTCGCCGCAGCGTCCGCCGCTTCAAGCCCCTCCCCATTCCCCAAGAAGACCTGGAAAGGCTCCTTTTCGCCCTGCAGCGGGCCCCCACGGACGCCAGCGCCCAGCTGTACACCGCCATCCGGGTCCGGGACCCGGGGCTGCGGGAGAGGGTGGCGCGGCTTTCTGGGGACCAGGAGCACATCCGGCAGGCGGCGGAGTTCTTCGTCTTCCTGGCCGACGTGCACCGCCTGGAAAGGCTTCTCGCCCACCGGGGGGAGAGGATGGCCCGCTGGCCCAGGACCGCCCTCCATTTCGCCATCCTGGACGCGGGCCTGGCCGCCGCCTACCTGGCCCTCACCGCCGAGGCCCTGGGGTATGGGGTCTGCTTCATCGGCGGGGTGCTGAACGGGGTGGGGGAGCTGGTGGACCTCCTCGGCCTGCCCCCGAGGGTCCTGCCCGTGGTGGGCCTGGCCGTGGGGATACCGGACGAGGAGGGCCCACCACGGCCCAGGCTGCCCCGGGGGCTGGTGGTCCACGAGGACCGTTACCGCCCCTACACCCCGGAGGACCTCGAGGCCGCCTACGGGGCCATGGCCCCCTACAGCCGGGTGGGGGACTGGGGCCGGGTCTTAAGGCGCTACTTCGCCCAGGGGGGGACCATGGAGGAGCGGGAAGGGCCTTACGGCCGCACCCTGGCCCGCCAGGGCCTAGACCCCGACCTGCCGACGGGAGCGGCCTTTTACTCCCTAGGGGCCCTTTTGGAGGAAGCCCTGGCCGAGGCCCAGGGCGTCCTCTTCCGCCCAGGCGAAGCCTGGCTGGAGCGGGAAACCGAGGCCTTCCGCGGGGAAGGGAAGCCGGCAGAAGCCCTGCTCACCGCCTTGCGCAAGGCCCGGGGAGAGGTTTCGGACTGGCCCTAA
- a CDS encoding C40 family peptidase: MPRLSALAFLLFLALAQPAQEETHTVAPGDTLFAIARRYGTTVEALMRLNGLENFLIQPGQVLRVRALEATHVVAPGDTLFSLARRYGTTVEELMRLNGLPSPELKVGQVLRLPPRASSPQEGGLYREGRTQEAPGDKEDYDPENPLLRIVLRYLGVPYKYGAASPTALDCSAFVAQVYAELGVALPRTTREQYGALLPVEDLRPGDLVFFSFGGKEVDHVGLYLGRGVFAHASSYGSRVVIESLLAPHYQKAYRGARRPPQEARK, translated from the coding sequence ATGCCCCGGCTTTCCGCCCTGGCCTTCCTCCTCTTCCTGGCCTTGGCCCAACCCGCCCAGGAGGAGACCCATACCGTGGCCCCCGGGGACACCCTTTTTGCCATCGCCCGGCGCTACGGGACCACGGTGGAGGCCCTCATGCGCCTCAATGGGCTGGAGAACTTCCTCATCCAGCCCGGGCAGGTCCTGCGCGTGCGCGCCCTCGAGGCCACCCACGTGGTGGCCCCTGGGGACACCCTCTTCTCCTTGGCCCGGCGCTACGGGACCACGGTGGAGGAGCTGATGCGCCTCAACGGCCTCCCTTCCCCGGAGCTTAAGGTGGGGCAGGTCCTGCGCCTTCCGCCAAGGGCCTCCTCCCCCCAGGAAGGGGGCTTGTACAGGGAGGGGCGGACGCAGGAGGCCCCAGGGGACAAGGAGGATTACGACCCGGAGAACCCCCTTTTGCGGATCGTGCTCCGCTACCTGGGGGTGCCCTACAAGTACGGGGCGGCCTCCCCCACCGCCTTGGACTGCTCGGCCTTTGTGGCCCAGGTCTACGCCGAGCTGGGGGTGGCCCTGCCCCGCACCACCCGGGAACAGTACGGGGCCCTCCTTCCCGTGGAGGACCTAAGGCCCGGGGATCTGGTCTTCTTCAGCTTCGGCGGCAAGGAGGTGGACCACGTGGGCCTCTACCTGGGCCGGGGGGTGTTCGCCCACGCCAGCAGCTACGGGAGCCGGGTGGTCATCGAGAGCCTCCTCGCCCCCCACTACCAGAAGGCCTACCGGGGGGCAAGAAGGCCCCCGCAGGAGGCCCGGAAATAG
- a CDS encoding FAD-dependent oxidoreductase, with protein MGAYQVLIVGAGFAGSEAAYRLAQRGVRVGLLTQSLDSVMMPFLPPTPPFPPGSLLEGAYDPQDPRVWAFHARAKYFLEGEPRLHLFQATATGLLLEGERAVGVTTWEGPSVRAERVVLAVGSFLGSTLRMGAVEEEAGRLSEASYPDLFAHLQELGFRFQVREGEVPETPSTPGYRVRYHAFLPEEWEEATFRLRRLGGLYAVGLCVREGPYALMSQEGLRLAEHLLHELG; from the coding sequence ATGGGAGCGTACCAGGTCTTGATCGTGGGTGCCGGCTTCGCCGGCAGCGAGGCCGCCTACCGGCTGGCGCAAAGGGGGGTGCGGGTGGGCCTCCTCACCCAGAGCCTGGACTCGGTGATGATGCCCTTCCTGCCCCCTACCCCCCCCTTCCCCCCAGGAAGCCTCTTGGAGGGGGCCTATGACCCCCAGGACCCCAGGGTCTGGGCCTTCCACGCCCGGGCCAAGTACTTCCTGGAGGGGGAGCCCCGCCTTCACCTCTTCCAGGCCACGGCCACGGGCCTCCTCCTAGAGGGGGAAAGGGCGGTAGGGGTGACCACCTGGGAAGGGCCTTCCGTGCGGGCCGAGCGGGTGGTCCTGGCGGTGGGAAGTTTCCTGGGGAGCACCCTGCGGATGGGGGCGGTGGAGGAGGAGGCGGGCCGGCTCTCCGAGGCCAGCTACCCCGACCTCTTCGCCCACCTCCAGGAGCTGGGGTTCCGCTTCCAGGTACGGGAGGGGGAGGTGCCGGAAACCCCCTCCACCCCGGGGTACCGGGTGCGCTACCACGCCTTCCTCCCCGAGGAGTGGGAGGAGGCCACCTTCCGCCTACGGCGCCTTGGGGGGCTTTACGCCGTGGGGCTTTGCGTCCGGGAGGGCCCCTACGCCCTCATGAGCCAGGAAGGCCTGCGCCTGGCGGAGCACCTTCTCCATGAGCTTGGGTAA